The sequence below is a genomic window from Frankiales bacterium.
GCTATCGGAGACCACCGACAGGCACAACCCCAATCCCCAGTAATCCCAAGGGATTTCACCGATCTGCCGTCCACAGGCTGTGGACGGCGGAGGGCGTCGACAGCCCCCACCACGCTCCGGCCGCACCGGCTCGCTGCGGGCGCCGGCGTCCGGCGTTCGGGGAGGGCGCGGGGCTCCGCCCGGCATCGTGAGCGCGGTCTTAGCCAACCGGCCCGCTGCGCCCGAGGCCGAGCCGTCGACGGCCGTGCAGTCGTACCCGCCGGGAACGACCCACGACGTCGACGACCGCCCGCGCAGCGGGCGGCACCAGGTTGACGCCGCCCGGGCGCGCGGTCGCACCAGCTCGCACCGACCCACACAGACCGGGGATCCGGAAGGCTGCGGGGGCCGACGAGCGGTCGGGCTCAGAGCGCGGCGAGGGCCTCGCGGTAGTCCTCGGTGCGCCGGGCGTCGGCCGGGCTGTTCACGACCGACCAGCGCAGCACGCCCTGCTTGTCGACGATGAACGTGCCACGCGTCGCGAAGCCGCGCGCCTCGAGGAACACGCCGTACGCAGTGGCCACCTCGCCGTGCGGCCAGAAGTCGCTGAGCAGGTCGAACTCGTACTTCTCCGTCTCGGCGAACACCTTGAGGGTCGCGTCGGTGTCGCAGGAGATGCCGAGCACCACGGTGTCGTCGTTCTCGAAGACGGTGTTCTCGTCGCGGATCGCGCACAGCTCGCTGGTGCAGGTCGCGGTGAAGGCCTTCGGGAAGAAGACCAGCACGACGTTCTTCTCGCCCCGGAAGGACGAGAGACGGACCGGGGTGCCGAACTGGTTGCGGAGCTCGAAGTCCGGGGCCTCCTGGCCGACCTCGACCGACATGCGCGACGTCCTCTCGTGACGGGGGATGCGGTGGGGCGGACGCGCCCACGGCAGGATGCGATCGTGACACAGCCCCCGCCCGCCCACGACCGGGGACCGGGCCCGCACGGTCTGGCCAGCACCGACCGCGGCCGGCTCGTCCGCGCGGTGGCCCGGTCGTGGGAGCTGTTCGCCGCGCTGGTCGACACCCTCGACCTCGACGCACCCACCCGTGCGCGCGGGCTCACGGCTCGGGACGTCGTCGTGCCGCTCGGCGCGTGGCCCGACAACCGCCCGCTCGCCGACCTGCTCGACGACGCCCGCCGCGGCACCGGCGGCGTGCATGACCAGGGCGCGCTGGTCGACGCCGTGCGTGCCGCGCACCGCCACGAGCCCGACGACGCGGTGCGCGCGGCCGTGCGGCGGCAGGGCCGCGAGCTGTCCGGGTTCCTCGCCGGACCGGACCCGGACGGGCTGCTCGAGGCACCGGTGGCCTCGATGCTGGGCACCCTGCCGCTGGTGACCTTCCTGCACGCCGCGACCTACCCGCTCGCGACCTCCGCGCTCGACCTCGAGACCGCCGGCGCCACGGCGCCGGACGAGCTGCTCGAGAACGGGGTGGTGGGCCTGGCCGACACCGTGGGCGCGCTCGCGGCTCGCCAGGGCCTCTCCGCCGGCCTGACCGCCGTCACGCCCTCGTTCTCGGTGCGCACCGCCGCGCGCGACGGGGCGTGGACCACCGAGGTCGTCGGCCACGCTGCGCCGGGGCCCGACGGCACCTGGGGCCCCGCGGTGCTCGCGTCGTCGCGCGTGCTGCTCGACGTCGCGGCGGGGCGCGCCGACGTCCCCACGGCCCTGGCGCGCCGCGACCTCACCGTGCACGACGTGCCGGGACTGCTGCGGCTCGCCCCCGTGGTGGAGCAGGTGCCGGGCATCCCGGGCCGCACGGCGCTGGTGGCGGCGATCCGGGCGACGCAGGCGGCCGGCGCGGTGTGGCGGCTGCTGCCCTTCGGCCGTCGCGACGGCTGACGCCGGCCGGCGGCGCGCCCAGCGGTCAGCAGCGGTGATACGGCGCCACGACGACGGCGGCTCGCACGGCGTTGCTCAGCGACGCGAGGCGCGCGGCGCGACGAGGCGGGTGCCCTGCCACTCGCGCGACGCCGAGATGGTGCTCGTGGCCTGAAGGCCGGCGGTGGGGGCGGCGTCGGAGATCTCGGCCGACTCGACGTGGCCGTCGCGCCCGGGCTTGGGCGTGAACAGCCACACGACGCCCTGGTCGGCGAGGATCGCGATGGCGTCGACGAGCGTGTCGACCAGGTCGCCGTCCTCGTCGCGCCACCAGAGCAGCACGACGTCCACGACGTCGTCGTAGTCCTCGTCGACGAGCTCCTGGCC
It includes:
- a CDS encoding redoxin domain-containing protein, whose amino-acid sequence is MSVEVGQEAPDFELRNQFGTPVRLSSFRGEKNVVLVFFPKAFTATCTSELCAIRDENTVFENDDTVVLGISCDTDATLKVFAETEKYEFDLLSDFWPHGEVATAYGVFLEARGFATRGTFIVDKQGVLRWSVVNSPADARRTEDYREALAAL
- a CDS encoding DUF3052 family protein, whose amino-acid sequence is MTATADPADARRALAAKLGITAGAVVQELGYDDDVDHDVRAGVALVSGQELVDEDYDDVVDVVLLWWRDEDGDLVDTLVDAIAILADQGVVWLFTPKPGRDGHVESAEISDAAPTAGLQATSTISASREWQGTRLVAPRASRR